Proteins found in one Luteimonas chenhongjianii genomic segment:
- a CDS encoding OmpP1/FadL family transporter: protein MATTPRFMHTTALAFGIAGALAFAGQAHAAGFQLKENSVKSMGSAFAGTAAKTGDSSVVTNNPAVMTQFAGTTVQADLTVIDLNYEFQGSGRDALGRPLTGSNGGNAGDVTPVPALSVVHKLDNGVALGAMISAPFGLKTEYDADWVGRYAAQTSDVKVIDLTLSGAIDLSDRFSVGLGVIASRADVTLSRAVDFGALLAQARVPGFLPQSADGLAEIQGKDNGFGWIVGAHFRPTDTVSVGVSYRSEIDYELHGTADWTVPGNVAAVLGQAQPGLFLDGPGGADLTTPSILNVGATWQVNDALMLSATYAQTGWESLREVRIEFDNPDADSVEPFEWRDTYFAALGAEYKLNESWKLRGGVAYDETPTNLEHRTPRLPDANRIFYSLGATWTMNDAFDVNFGYTRIEPRDPKIDTTSGGSRVTGGYDGNANLFGVSAQYRF from the coding sequence ATGGCTACCACCCCCCGCTTCATGCACACCACCGCACTGGCGTTCGGCATCGCCGGCGCGCTGGCTTTCGCCGGGCAGGCACATGCCGCCGGTTTCCAGCTCAAGGAAAACAGCGTCAAGTCGATGGGCAGCGCCTTCGCCGGCACCGCCGCCAAGACCGGTGACAGCTCGGTCGTGACCAACAACCCGGCAGTGATGACCCAGTTCGCAGGCACCACGGTGCAGGCCGACCTGACCGTCATCGACCTCAACTACGAATTCCAGGGCAGCGGTCGCGATGCGCTCGGCCGTCCGCTGACCGGCAGCAACGGCGGCAACGCCGGCGACGTCACCCCGGTGCCGGCACTGTCGGTCGTGCACAAGCTCGACAATGGCGTCGCGCTCGGCGCGATGATCAGCGCGCCGTTCGGCCTGAAGACCGAATACGACGCCGACTGGGTGGGCCGTTATGCCGCGCAGACCTCGGACGTGAAGGTCATCGACCTGACGCTGTCGGGTGCGATCGACCTGAGCGACCGCTTCTCGGTCGGCCTCGGTGTCATCGCTTCGCGCGCCGACGTCACGCTGTCGCGCGCTGTGGATTTCGGCGCACTGCTCGCGCAGGCCCGCGTCCCCGGCTTCCTGCCGCAGAGCGCGGACGGCCTCGCCGAGATCCAGGGCAAGGACAACGGCTTCGGCTGGATCGTCGGCGCGCACTTCCGTCCGACCGACACGGTGTCGGTCGGCGTGAGCTACCGCTCCGAGATCGATTACGAACTGCACGGCACCGCCGACTGGACCGTGCCGGGCAACGTGGCTGCGGTGCTGGGCCAGGCCCAGCCGGGCCTGTTCCTCGATGGTCCCGGCGGCGCCGATCTGACCACTCCGTCGATCCTCAACGTCGGTGCCACTTGGCAGGTCAACGACGCGCTGATGCTGTCGGCCACCTATGCCCAGACCGGCTGGGAATCGCTGCGTGAAGTCCGCATCGAGTTCGACAACCCCGATGCGGATTCGGTCGAGCCCTTCGAGTGGCGGGACACGTACTTCGCCGCCCTCGGCGCCGAGTACAAGCTCAACGAGAGCTGGAAGCTGCGCGGCGGCGTTGCGTACGACGAAACCCCGACCAACCTCGAGCACCGCACCCCGCGCCTGCCCGACGCGAACCGCATCTTCTATTCGCTCGGTGCGACCTGGACGATGAACGACGCGTTCGATGTGAACTTCGGCTACACCCGCATCGAACCGCGCGATCCGAAGATCGACACCACCAGCGGCGGCAGCCGCGTGACCGGTGGCTACGACGGCAACGCCAACCTGTTCGGCGTGTCGGCGCAGTACCGCTTCTGA
- a CDS encoding electron transfer flavoprotein-ubiquinone oxidoreductase, producing MTTPQTLLDTHGPRESMEYDVVVVGAGPGGLATAIRLKQLAAEAGREVSVCVLEKGSEPGAHILSGAIIDPRALSELIPDWKEKGAPLKQAVTRDEFLFLDETGAKSTPDFFLPDCFKNHGNYIISLGALTRWLAAQAEGLGVEIFPGFAAAEVLYTDAGVVRGVATGNLGIGKDGQPTAEFQLGMELLARYTIFAEGSRGQLGRELIAKFALDEGRDPQSYGIGIKELWQVDPAKHEPGLVVHTAGWPLTDDTYGGSFVYHAEDGKVAIGLVVGLDYRNPWLSPFEEFQRFKTHPAIRKYLEGGKRIGYGARSITAGGLLSIPKLVFPGGAFVGCEAGTLNASRIKGSHAAIKTGMLAAEAAFAALGEGRSADELSAYPAAFEASWLHAELAQAKNFKQWFKKGRTTATLMTGVEQWLLPRLGMRVPPWTIHRDRPDHACLEPAAQHTKIDYPKPDGVLTFDRLSSVYLSSTNHDEDQPPHLTLKDPSVPVDVNLAIYAGPEARYCPAAVYEYLDGPDGPFLRINAQNCVHCKTCDIKDPTQNIVWVAPQGGGGPNYAGM from the coding sequence ATGACGACTCCCCAGACACTGCTCGACACCCACGGCCCACGCGAATCGATGGAGTACGACGTCGTCGTCGTGGGCGCCGGACCCGGCGGCCTGGCGACCGCCATCCGCCTGAAACAGCTGGCCGCCGAGGCCGGCCGCGAAGTCTCGGTCTGCGTGCTGGAGAAAGGCTCCGAGCCGGGCGCGCACATCCTCTCGGGCGCGATCATCGACCCGCGTGCGCTGAGCGAACTGATCCCGGACTGGAAGGAGAAGGGTGCGCCCCTCAAGCAGGCGGTCACCCGCGACGAGTTCCTGTTCCTCGACGAGACCGGGGCGAAGTCCACGCCGGATTTCTTCCTGCCCGACTGCTTCAAGAACCACGGCAACTACATCATCAGCCTCGGCGCGCTGACGCGCTGGCTGGCCGCGCAGGCGGAAGGCCTCGGGGTCGAGATCTTCCCGGGCTTCGCTGCTGCCGAAGTGCTCTACACCGATGCGGGCGTGGTGCGCGGCGTCGCCACCGGCAACCTCGGGATCGGCAAGGACGGCCAGCCGACCGCCGAGTTCCAGCTGGGCATGGAACTGCTGGCCAGGTACACGATCTTCGCCGAAGGCTCGCGCGGCCAGCTGGGCCGCGAACTGATCGCGAAGTTCGCACTCGACGAGGGTCGTGACCCGCAGAGCTACGGCATCGGCATCAAGGAGCTGTGGCAGGTCGATCCGGCGAAACACGAACCCGGTCTTGTCGTGCACACCGCCGGCTGGCCGCTCACCGACGATACCTACGGCGGCTCGTTCGTCTACCACGCCGAGGACGGCAAGGTCGCGATCGGTCTCGTCGTCGGGCTCGACTACAGGAACCCGTGGCTGAGCCCGTTCGAGGAGTTCCAGCGCTTCAAGACCCACCCGGCGATCCGCAAGTATCTCGAAGGCGGCAAGCGCATCGGCTATGGCGCGCGCTCGATCACGGCCGGCGGGCTGCTGTCGATTCCCAAGCTGGTCTTCCCCGGCGGTGCCTTCGTCGGCTGCGAGGCCGGCACGCTCAACGCCAGCCGCATCAAGGGCAGCCACGCCGCGATCAAGACCGGCATGCTCGCGGCCGAGGCCGCGTTCGCCGCGCTGGGCGAGGGCCGCAGCGCCGACGAACTGTCCGCGTATCCGGCGGCCTTCGAGGCCAGCTGGCTGCATGCCGAACTGGCGCAGGCCAAGAATTTCAAGCAGTGGTTCAAGAAGGGCCGCACGACGGCGACGCTGATGACCGGCGTCGAGCAGTGGCTGCTGCCCAGACTCGGCATGCGCGTGCCGCCGTGGACGATCCACCGCGACCGCCCCGACCACGCGTGCCTGGAACCGGCCGCCCAGCACACGAAGATCGACTACCCCAAGCCCGACGGGGTGCTGACCTTCGATCGCCTGAGTTCGGTGTACCTCTCGAGCACCAACCACGACGAGGACCAGCCGCCGCACCTGACGCTCAAGGATCCCTCGGTGCCGGTCGACGTGAACCTGGCGATCTATGCCGGACCCGAGGCGCGTTACTGCCCGGCCGCGGTCTACGAATATCTCGACGGCCCGGACGGCCCGTTCCTGCGGATCAATGCGCAGAACTGCGTGCACTGCAAGACCTGCGACATCAAGGATCCCACCCAGAACATCGTCTGGGTGGCGCCGCAGGGCGGGGGCGGCCCCAACTACGCGGGCATGTGA
- a CDS encoding rhomboid family intramembrane serine protease, with protein sequence MFVSIPNRRARTPLRWAVPMLCALLWLAFLWASTRSANEHYTLLLDWGALYGGPVGTDGLLANWVEPGPWLRLVTALFLHADWTHLLGNLVFLLIFGLPAERLMGAWRLLVLFVVGGALANLSAVLAIGTPDRLIIGASGAVSALIGAYLALFPRARLGVVVPLGLFLEFVRAPASLLIGLWAGLQVIFAYIGPAFGAVAWTAHLAGLLFGVVFALVSRRAIGQRLRRLKGY encoded by the coding sequence ATGTTCGTTTCGATCCCCAACCGTCGCGCCCGCACGCCGCTCCGCTGGGCGGTGCCGATGCTGTGCGCGCTGCTGTGGCTGGCGTTCCTGTGGGCGAGTACGCGTTCAGCCAATGAGCACTACACGCTGCTGCTCGACTGGGGTGCGCTGTACGGCGGTCCGGTCGGGACCGACGGGCTGCTGGCGAACTGGGTGGAGCCCGGACCCTGGCTGAGACTGGTGACCGCGTTGTTCCTGCACGCGGACTGGACCCACCTGCTCGGCAATCTGGTGTTCCTGTTGATCTTCGGCCTTCCCGCCGAACGGCTGATGGGCGCGTGGCGGTTGCTGGTGCTGTTCGTTGTCGGGGGCGCGCTGGCGAACCTGTCGGCGGTGCTGGCGATCGGCACGCCCGACCGCCTGATCATCGGCGCGAGCGGCGCGGTCTCGGCGCTGATCGGCGCCTACCTCGCGCTGTTTCCACGCGCGCGCCTGGGCGTGGTGGTGCCACTGGGACTGTTCCTGGAATTCGTGCGTGCGCCGGCCTCGCTGCTGATCGGGCTGTGGGCAGGCCTGCAGGTGATCTTCGCCTACATCGGCCCGGCCTTCGGCGCCGTCGCCTGGACCGCGCATCTGGCCGGGCTGCTGTTCGGCGTGGTGTTCGCGCTGGTCTCGCGCCGCGCGATCGGGCAGCGGCTGCGCCGGCTCAAGGGTTACTGA
- a CDS encoding c-type cytochrome: MRNYDLEFLKRFSMVLLFLTVVTLGLIIGAWFLHNSLPAEVPPGAAKRTEARIAPVGAVYAGATGAASQAAATAAAAAAAAAQVAYGGTLDGSVIYQNLCAGCHTSGAGGAPTLDHQHWDSRLAQGTETLYRHSIEGFTGEAGVMPARGGNPALNDEQMHAVVDWMIENIK; the protein is encoded by the coding sequence GTGCGTAATTACGATCTCGAATTCCTCAAGCGCTTTTCGATGGTCCTGCTGTTCCTGACCGTCGTGACGCTGGGTCTGATCATCGGAGCCTGGTTCCTGCACAACTCCCTGCCTGCGGAAGTTCCGCCAGGCGCGGCCAAGCGGACCGAAGCGCGCATCGCGCCAGTCGGTGCGGTCTATGCCGGCGCAACCGGCGCCGCCTCGCAGGCGGCCGCCACCGCCGCGGCTGCTGCGGCTGCCGCAGCGCAAGTGGCCTATGGCGGCACGCTCGACGGCTCGGTCATCTACCAGAACCTGTGCGCGGGCTGTCACACCTCCGGCGCCGGTGGCGCGCCGACGCTCGACCACCAGCACTGGGACAGCCGCCTGGCCCAGGGCACCGAAACGCTCTACCGCCACTCGATCGAAGGGTTCACCGGCGAGGCGGGCGTCATGCCGGCTCGCGGCGGCAACCCGGCGCTCAACGACGAGCAGATGCACGCCGTCGTCGACTGGATGATCGAGAACATCAAGTAA
- a CDS encoding DUF1820 family protein yields the protein MTGKPLYKITFLNHGKVYELYARHVESGRLWGFVEVSELVFDVHEGLVVDPTEERLQAEFGETRTLHLPMQSVLRVEEVEKKRQSAIRDAASGEAVITPFPMPTRPR from the coding sequence ATGACAGGCAAGCCGCTCTACAAGATCACCTTCCTCAACCACGGCAAGGTCTACGAACTCTACGCACGTCACGTCGAAAGCGGCCGGCTGTGGGGGTTCGTCGAAGTCTCCGAGCTGGTGTTCGACGTGCACGAGGGCCTCGTGGTCGATCCGACCGAAGAACGCCTGCAGGCCGAGTTCGGCGAGACACGGACGCTGCACCTGCCGATGCAGAGCGTGCTGCGCGTGGAGGAAGTGGAGAAGAAGCGGCAATCCGCGATCCGCGACGCTGCCTCCGGCGAGGCCGTGATCACGCCGTTTCCGATGCCGACACGGCCGCGCTGA
- the zapE gene encoding cell division protein ZapE yields MSAAAAPSERYAAGVARGDWQADPAQQPALVELDRLHAALIEAPARRGLLGRLLGAQTPQAPAGLYLWGGVGRGKTFMIDLFHDGLPLEVLRTHGSSSASQPPIGASGPSQDDAASTAPGAPVPGDAGHVLPSRPVGEGHEPMDAVAGAGAPGGAPTRHRDLRHAPADPKLGRKRRTHFHRFMREVHDALRSHAGERDPLAAIVRGWRDAGLRVLVLDEFFVSDIGDAMLLARLLDRMFADGIVLVTSSNVDPKDLYKDGLQRVRFLPAIDLLQRHTHVVYLQSDTDYRMRALTRSPVYRTPLDADAEAWLDTRWHELGGDDEHRDAGVEIDGRRICVRARSPGMAWFDFDALCEGPRGASDYIQIATEFHTVLLGGIPRMDASRDDAARRFVTLIDELYDRNVNLVCTADAEPPQLYSGERLAGAFERTASRLIEMRSAEYLQREHRA; encoded by the coding sequence ATGAGCGCGGCGGCGGCGCCGAGCGAGCGCTACGCGGCCGGTGTCGCACGCGGCGACTGGCAGGCCGATCCCGCGCAACAGCCGGCGCTGGTCGAACTCGACCGCCTGCATGCCGCGCTGATCGAGGCGCCCGCGCGACGTGGCCTGCTCGGCCGCCTGCTGGGTGCGCAGACGCCGCAGGCCCCTGCCGGCCTGTACCTGTGGGGCGGCGTGGGGCGCGGCAAGACCTTCATGATCGACCTGTTCCACGACGGCCTGCCCCTCGAGGTCCTGCGCACGCACGGCAGCTCCAGCGCGTCGCAGCCCCCCATCGGCGCGAGCGGGCCTTCGCAGGATGACGCCGCATCCACGGCGCCTGGCGCCCCCGTTCCCGGCGATGCGGGGCACGTACTTCCGTCACGGCCTGTCGGGGAGGGCCACGAACCGATGGACGCCGTCGCCGGCGCGGGTGCACCCGGCGGCGCGCCGACGCGGCATCGCGATCTCCGCCACGCCCCTGCCGATCCGAAACTCGGCCGCAAGCGACGCACGCATTTCCACCGCTTCATGCGCGAAGTCCACGACGCGCTGCGCAGCCATGCCGGCGAGCGTGATCCGCTGGCGGCGATCGTGCGCGGCTGGCGCGACGCGGGCTTGCGCGTACTGGTGCTCGACGAGTTCTTCGTCAGCGACATCGGCGATGCGATGCTGCTCGCGCGCCTGCTCGACCGGATGTTCGCCGACGGCATCGTGCTGGTGACCAGCTCCAACGTCGATCCGAAGGATCTGTACAAGGATGGCCTGCAGCGCGTGCGCTTCCTGCCGGCGATCGACCTGCTGCAGCGCCACACCCACGTGGTGTACCTGCAGAGTGATACCGACTACCGCATGCGCGCACTGACCCGCTCGCCGGTCTACCGCACCCCGCTCGATGCGGACGCCGAGGCCTGGCTCGACACGCGCTGGCACGAGCTCGGCGGTGACGACGAGCACCGCGATGCAGGCGTCGAGATCGATGGCCGCCGCATCTGCGTGCGTGCCCGCTCGCCGGGCATGGCCTGGTTCGATTTCGATGCCCTGTGCGAAGGCCCGCGCGGCGCCAGCGACTACATCCAGATCGCCACCGAATTCCATACCGTGCTGCTCGGCGGCATCCCGCGCATGGACGCCAGCCGCGACGACGCTGCGCGCCGCTTCGTCACCCTGATCGACGAGCTCTACGACCGCAACGTCAACCTGGTCTGCACCGCCGATGCCGAGCCGCCACAGCTGTATTCCGGCGAGCGGCTGGCCGGCGCGTTCGAGCGCACCGCCTCGCGTCTGATCGAGATGCGCAGCGCCGAGTACCTGCAGCGCGAACATCGGGCCTGA
- a CDS encoding ExeM/NucH family extracellular endonuclease: protein MIRPATALLACALLVACRTGAPGADSALPIGSLAMAPQDAPVTVQGRVTARFDALGGWFVQDAGDGDPATPDAVFVQGPAGDAFPEVGAHVRVTGQREGTTALRAQQVTVLPTPAPAIAPLRLDAPPADWSALSGTWVRIDAPLTLTGQHERDRRGTLAASFDGRLFTPTERARPGTDAARVAAANASRRVLLDDGREDAPPDGRLWYLPETAQALRTGSVLTGVEGIVDHRHGAWRLQLTAPLQPQPASRPPAPVVDGDVRIAAFNLENLFNGDGRGGGFPTPRGARSPEALARQLKGLVATIAALDADIAALMELENDGFDAHSSIAQLVDALNAEGPARDWRFVDAGEGPGSDAIRVGLIYRQSRVRPQRAPATLGGGPFETLSRAPLAQAFVPLRDGRVDGPDFTVVAVHFKSKGCGNADGADRDQGDGQACWNAARVDSARRLRDWLAGAPTGTGDRVAIVGDFNAYGMEDPVRVFTDAGWRDPFAGRDGDAHYSFVFDGQAGRLDHLLLGPSLAARVAGAAKWHSNADEPDDMRDREAAGPWRSSDHDPLVVGLRLRGR from the coding sequence ATGATCCGTCCCGCCACCGCGCTGCTCGCCTGCGCCCTGCTCGTCGCCTGCCGCACCGGCGCGCCGGGCGCCGATTCCGCGCTGCCGATCGGCAGCCTGGCGATGGCGCCGCAGGATGCGCCGGTGACCGTCCAGGGCCGGGTCACCGCACGCTTCGACGCACTCGGCGGCTGGTTCGTGCAGGACGCCGGCGACGGCGATCCGGCGACGCCCGACGCGGTGTTCGTGCAGGGACCCGCCGGGGACGCGTTTCCCGAGGTCGGCGCGCACGTGCGCGTGACCGGCCAGCGCGAAGGCACGACGGCGCTGCGCGCGCAGCAGGTGACCGTGCTGCCGACGCCGGCGCCCGCGATCGCGCCGCTGCGCCTGGACGCCCCGCCCGCCGACTGGTCCGCGCTGAGCGGTACCTGGGTCCGGATCGACGCGCCATTGACGCTGACCGGCCAGCACGAGCGCGACCGCCGCGGCACGCTGGCCGCGAGCTTCGATGGCCGCCTGTTCACGCCGACCGAGCGTGCGCGGCCCGGGACCGATGCCGCGCGCGTCGCCGCCGCCAACGCCAGCCGTCGGGTGCTGCTCGACGACGGCCGCGAAGACGCACCGCCCGACGGCCGGCTCTGGTATCTGCCCGAGACCGCGCAGGCACTGCGCACCGGCAGCGTGCTGACCGGCGTCGAAGGCATCGTCGACCATCGCCATGGCGCCTGGCGTCTCCAGCTGACCGCACCGCTGCAGCCGCAGCCCGCGTCGCGGCCGCCGGCGCCGGTGGTCGACGGCGATGTCCGGATCGCCGCCTTCAATCTGGAAAACCTGTTCAACGGCGATGGCCGCGGCGGCGGCTTCCCCACCCCGCGCGGCGCGCGCTCGCCCGAAGCGCTGGCCCGGCAGCTCAAGGGACTGGTGGCGACGATCGCCGCGCTGGATGCCGACATTGCCGCGCTGATGGAACTCGAGAACGACGGCTTCGACGCGCATTCGAGCATCGCCCAGCTGGTCGATGCGCTCAACGCCGAAGGACCGGCGCGCGACTGGCGCTTCGTCGATGCCGGTGAAGGCCCCGGCAGCGATGCGATCCGGGTCGGGCTCATCTATCGCCAGAGCCGGGTGCGACCGCAGCGCGCGCCAGCCACGCTCGGCGGCGGCCCGTTCGAGACGCTGAGCCGGGCGCCACTGGCGCAGGCCTTCGTGCCGCTCCGCGACGGCCGCGTGGACGGCCCCGACTTCACCGTGGTCGCCGTGCATTTCAAATCCAAGGGGTGCGGCAACGCCGACGGCGCCGACCGCGACCAGGGCGACGGCCAGGCGTGCTGGAACGCGGCCCGGGTCGACTCCGCGCGGCGTCTGCGCGACTGGCTCGCCGGCGCGCCGACCGGCACCGGCGACCGCGTCGCGATCGTGGGTGACTTCAATGCCTACGGCATGGAAGATCCGGTACGCGTGTTCACCGACGCCGGCTGGCGCGACCCGTTCGCGGGTCGCGATGGCGACGCGCACTACAGCTTCGTGTTCGACGGCCAGGCCGGACGCCTCGACCATCTGCTGCTGGGCCCGTCGCTGGCGGCGCGCGTCGCCGGGGCCGCCAAGTGGCACAGCAACGCCGACGAACCCGACGACATGCGCGACCGGGAAGCGGCCGGCCCCTGGCGCAGTTCCGACCACGACCCGCTGGTGGTGGGGCTGCGACTGCGCGGGCGCTGA
- a CDS encoding alpha/beta hydrolase, producing the protein MMSPTFPTTSGPIVLPGPVGDLEAIIDLPDADVTALPLVAVICHPLPTEGGTMHNKVVTMVARSLRELGATTVRFNFRGTGASAGSFDRGDGETDDLAAVVDWVRRERPGHALWLAGFSFGAYVTLRASDALQPDLLISIAPPAGRWDFDSIVLPQCPWLVIQGDADEIVDPEAVYQWLEDRGAQAEVVRMPDTSHFFHRKLIDLRGAVKHGVRAYLPRAAA; encoded by the coding sequence ATGATGTCCCCCACATTCCCCACGACTTCCGGCCCCATCGTGTTGCCCGGTCCCGTCGGCGACCTCGAGGCGATCATCGATCTGCCCGACGCCGACGTCACCGCCCTGCCGCTGGTCGCCGTGATCTGTCACCCGCTGCCCACCGAGGGCGGCACGATGCACAACAAGGTCGTCACGATGGTCGCGCGGTCGCTGCGCGAACTCGGCGCGACCACAGTGCGCTTCAACTTCCGTGGTACCGGTGCCTCCGCCGGCAGCTTCGACCGCGGCGATGGCGAAACCGACGATCTCGCCGCAGTCGTCGACTGGGTGCGCCGCGAGCGTCCCGGTCATGCGCTGTGGCTGGCCGGCTTCAGTTTCGGCGCCTATGTGACCCTGCGCGCCAGCGATGCCCTGCAGCCCGACCTGCTGATCTCGATCGCGCCGCCGGCCGGTCGCTGGGATTTCGATTCCATCGTGCTGCCGCAGTGCCCGTGGCTGGTGATCCAGGGCGATGCCGACGAGATCGTCGACCCCGAAGCCGTCTACCAGTGGCTCGAGGATCGCGGGGCGCAGGCCGAAGTGGTGCGCATGCCCGACACCAGCCACTTCTTCCATCGCAAGCTGATCGACCTGCGCGGGGCGGTGAAACACGGCGTGCGCGCCTACCTGCCGCGGGCCGCGGCTTGA